A window of Bos taurus isolate L1 Dominette 01449 registration number 42190680 breed Hereford chromosome 8, ARS-UCD2.0, whole genome shotgun sequence contains these coding sequences:
- the LOC100139990 gene encoding LOW QUALITY PROTEIN: cullin-7-like (The sequence of the model RefSeq protein was modified relative to this genomic sequence to represent the inferred CDS: inserted 6 bases in 5 codons; deleted 1 base in 1 codon; substituted 4 bases at 4 genomic stop codons) has protein sequence MVGELHYREFRVPLGPDLHAYPDKLIRQRVGHDGHPEYQILWLILRRGDDGEGGSNHVDCKAEHILLWMSNDEIYANCHKMLGEDGQVIGPSQETAGEAGALDKSVLGEMETDMKSLIQRALRQLEECVGTIPPAPLLHTVHMLSAYASIEPLTGVFKDPKVLDLLMHMLSSPNYXIRWSAGWMIQTLASHDARTWNQILFSLSQQEAIEKHLDFDSCCALLALFAQAMLSEHPLSFESIQLPQVPGRLLFSLVKRYLHVTFLLDQLNDTAAEPGAPHSTPEELSGERGRLELEFSKAVGTLISELVQAMRWDQAWSRQGSSGXPSSSIFQPQLVDEGPGLPSAQALPSCRRSRRFXPRSEFASGNTYALYTRDALQPGMRVWMLDDYEISVGDEGKFRQSNNGVPPXQVLLESTGRTCWLYWHMLEILGLEEDIENMVEAAYKYQGAVVSAAMGTALPYWHWKPMTELYAVPYVWPADEDTEESEHLTQAEWWELLFFFKKLDGPNHQEVLHILQENLDREVLDDEILAELAMPTEVAQDLLLALPQRLDNRALRDVLNCRVYRKYXPEALAGQPAHPSLLEAWAQPQESADAARVEAKEAPTQGSNTLLQHLAEGFGPAGKVFLDLEGAFHSEGARQGEAKPLLLQLQRQPQPFLVLMRSLNTPAANKPLHLAVLRILMQLVDFPEALLLPWHEAMDTCMACLQSPNTDREVLQELILFLHRLASISRDYAVVLNQLGARDAISKALEKHLGELELAQELRDMVFKCEKHAHLYRKLTTNILGGCIQMVLGQIEDHRRTHHPINIPFFNVFLRYLCXGSSMEVKEDKCWEKVEVLSNLHWASKLTDRNPKTYWESNGSAGSHHITLHMQQGILIRQLALLVASEDLSYMPARVVVFGGDSTTSLNTELNSVNVMPSASQVVLLENLSRIWPIIQIRIKRCQQGGIDTCIWGLEVLGPKPTFWPVFREQLCRHTRLFYMVRAQAWSQDIVEDHRGLLHLSSRLNGALRHEQNFASHFLPDEEAAQALGKTYWEALVSPLVQNITCPDEEGVSPLGWLLDQYLECQEPAHNPQSHAAAFSSWVCRITHLLVHMEPCEAPHLVAASPRPKGRNRSHDWSSLATRGLPSSIMRNLTHCWRAVVEEQVHSFLTSCWQDDDFVPHYCEHFGNLQKVSSELFGPRAAFLLALQNGCAGALLKLPFLRAGHMSEQFAQHIDQRIQGSWIGGARGMEMLAQLQLCLETILIFSGLEIATTFKHYYQHYMADRLLGVGSSWREGAVLEQIGPCFPNRLPQQMLQSLSTSEELQHQLHVYQLQRLDQELLKLEDTEKKIQVSRDASGRGHERGTGEEAELEAAALAAAATASVAGEEEXGEDLYYEGAMPEVSVLVLSPRCWPTASICHTLNPRTCLPAYLRGTLNXYSNFYNKCQSCPALEXGPQRRLQWTWLGRAELQFGDQMLHVSTMQMWLLLHFNKLKAVFVESLLALSGLPPDMLNQAVGPLTSSRGPLDLDETKDTPAGLLKIRDGSEEPRPRRGNVWLIPAQTYLKVEDEEGRNLEKRRNLLNCLIVRILKAHGDEGLHVSQVVCLVLEAWQKGPCPPRGLVSNFGRGSTCGSADVLSCILYLLGKGTVRRQDDRPQMLSYAVPMTVMEPHTESLNPGSLGPNPPLTFHTLQIHSWAVPYASCTSTRSFSTFR, from the exons ATGGTGGGGGAACTCCATTACAGGGAATTCAGGGTGCCCCTGGGGCCCGACTTGCACGCTTATCCGGACAAGCTGATCCGCCAGCGAGTGGGCCATGATGGGCATCCTGAGTACCAGATCCTCTGGCTCATCCTCCGGCGTGGGGATGATGGGGAAGGGGGCTCCAACCACGTGGACTGCAAGGCTGAGCACATCCTGCTATGGATGTCCAATGATGAAATTTATGCCAACTGCCACAAGATGCTGGGTGAGGATGGCCAGGTCATCGGGCCCTCCCAGGAGACAGCAGGGGAGGCTGGAGCACTGGACAAATCCGTGCTGGGGGAGATGGAAACCGACATGAAGTCTCTGATTCAGAGGGCACTTCGGCAGCTGGAGGAATGTGTGGGCACTATTCCTCCCGCTCCTCTGCTCCACACTGTCCACATGCTCAGTGCCTATGCCAGCATTGAGCCCCTCACCGGGGTCTTCAAAGACCCAAAGGTCCTGGACTTGCTCATGCACATGCTTAGCAGTCCCAATT CGATTCGCTGGAGCGCGGGCTGGATGATTCAAACCCTGGCCTCCCATGATGCTAGGACCTGGAACCAGATCCTTTTCTCACTAAGCCAGCAAGAGGCCATTGAGAAACACCTGGATTTTGACAGCTGCTGTGCTCTGCTGGCACTGTTTGCACAGGCCATGCTCTCTGAACACCCGTTGTCTTTTGAGAGCATTCAGCTTCCACAGGTCCCAGGAAGGCTGCTCTTCTCCCTGGTGAAGCGCTATTTGCATGTCACCTTCCTCCTGGATCAGTTGAATGACACTGCTGCAGAACCAGGAGCCCCGCACTCCACTCCTGAGGAGCTGAGTGGGGAGAGGGGTCGCCTGGAGCTGGAGTTCAGCAAGGCTGTGGGCACGCTGATCTCAGAGCTGGTGCAGGCCATGCGCTGGGACCAGGCCTGGAGCAGACAGGGGTCCTCAGGATAGCCCTCCAGTTCCATCTTCCAGCCCCAGCTGGTGGATGAGGGCCCAGGGCTCCCATCTGCCCAGGCCTTGCCTTCCTGCAGGAGGTCAAGGAGGTTTTGACCTCGCTCTGAGTTCGCAAGTGGCAATACCTATGCCTTGTACACGCGGGATGCACTGCAGCCGGGCATGCGAGTGTGGATGCTGGATGACTATGAGATCAGCGTGGGCGACGAGGGCAAATTCCGGCAGAGCAACAATGGCGTGCCCC TGCAGGTGCTGTTGGAGTCAACAGGCCGCACCTGTTGGCTGTACTGGCACATGCTGGAGATTCTGGGCTTGGAGGAAGACATTGAGAACATGGTTGAGGCTGCTTATAAGTACCAGGGGGCAGTGGTCAGTGCAGCCATGGGTACAGCCCTGCCGTACTGGCACTGGAAGCCCATGACCGAGCTCTATGCTGTGCCCTACGTGTGGCCTGCGGACGAGGACACTGAGGAGAGTGAACACCTGACCCAGGCCGAGTGGTGGGAGCTCCTCTTCTTCTTCAAGAAGCTGGATGGCCCCAACCATCAGGAGGTTCTCCATATCCTTCAGGAGAACCTGGACAGGGAGGTTCTGGATGACGAGATCCTGGCTGAACTGGCTATGCCCACGGAGGTGGCCCAAGACCTGCTGCTGGCTCTGCCACAGCGACTTGACAACAGAGCCCTCAGGGATGTGCTCAACTGCCGCGTCTACAGGAAGT GGCCTGAGGCCCTGGCAGGGCAGCCGGCCCACCCATCCCTACTGGAAGCCTGGGCCCAGCCTCAGGAATCAGCTGACGCAGCCAGAGTGGAAGCAAAAGAAGCCCCAACTCAGGGCTCCAACACACTGCTGCAGCATCTGGCAGAGGGTTTCGGTCCAGCTGGGAAAGTCTTCCTGGATCTGGAGGGAGCGTTCCACTCAGAGGGGGCC CGGCAGGGAGAGGCCAAGCCCCTCCTCCTGCAACTGCAGCGGCAGCCCCAGCCCTTCCTCGTGCTCATGCGGAGCCTCAACACTCCTGCCGCCAACAAGCCCCTGCACCTGGCTGTTCTGAGAATCCTGATGCAGCTGGTGGATTTCCCTGAGGCACTACTGCTCCCCTGGCATGAAGCTATGGACACCTGCATGGCCTGCCTGCAGTCCCCAAACACTGACCGAGAGGTGCTCCAGGAGCTGATCCTCTTCCTGCACCGCCTGGCCTCCATAAGCAGGGACTATGCCGTGGTGCTCAATCAGCTGGGAGCCCGGGATGCCATCTCCAAGGCTCTGGAAAAGCACCTGGGAGAGCTGGAGCTGGCTCAGGAGCTGCGGGACATGGTATTCAAGTGTGAGAAGCATGCCCACCTCTACCGGAAGCTCACCACCAACATCCTGGGAGGCTGTATCCAGATGGTGCTGGGCCAGATTGAAGACCACAGACGAACCCACCACCCCATCAACATCCCCTTCTTCAATGTGTTCCTCAGATACCTGTGCTAGGGCTCTAGCATGGAGGTGAAGGAGGACAAGTGCTGGGAGAAGGTGGAGGTGTTGTCCAACCTGCACTGGGCCAGCAAGCTGACGGACCGCAACCCCAAGACCTACTGGGAGTCCAACGGCAGTGCCGGCTCCCACCATATCACCCTGCACATGCAGCAGGGCATCCTCATCAGGCAGCTGGCTCTTCTGGTGGCTAGCGAGGACTTGAGCTACATGCCGGCCAGGGTGGTGGTGTTCGGGGGCGACAGCACCACCTCCCTTAACACGGAACTCAACTCAGTGAACGTGATGCCCTCCGCCAGCCAGGTGGTCCTCCTGGAGAACCTGAGCCGCATCTGGCCCATCATCCAGATCCGCATAAAGCGCTGCCAACAGGGCGGCATTGACACGTGTATTTGGGGGTTGGAGGTCCTGGGCCCCAAGCCCACGTTCTGGCCGGTGTTCCGGGAGCAGCTGTGCCGCCACACACGCCTCTTCTACATGGTCCGGGCGCAGGCTTGGAGCCAGGACATCGTGGAGGACCACAGGGGACTCCTGCACCTGAGCTCCAGACTCAACGGGGCCCTACGCCACGAGCAGAACTTTGCTAGTCACTTCCTCCCTGACGAAGAGGCCGCCCAGGCACTGGGCAAGACCTACTGGGAGGCCTTGGTCAGCCCCCTGGTGCAGAACATCACCTGCCCTGATGAAGAAGGCGTCAGCCCCCTGGGCTGGCTGTTGGACCAGTACCTGGAGTGTCAGGAGCCTGCCCACAACCCGCAGAGCCACGCGGCAGCGTTCTCCTCCTGGGTGTGCCGCATCACCCACCTGCTGGTGCACATGGAGCCCTGTGAAGCGCCCCACTTGGTGGCGGCCTCGCCTCGGCCCAAGGGCAGAAACAGAAGCCACGACTGGAGCTCCCTGGCCACCCGGGGGCTTCCCAGCAGCATCATGAGAAACCTGACGCACTGCTGGCGGGCGGTGGTGGAGGAGCAGGTGCACAGCTTTCTGACCTCATGCTGGCAGGACGATGACTTTGTGCCCCACTACTGTGAACACTTCGGTAATCTGCAGAAGGTGAGCTCTGAGCTGTTTGGGCCACGGGCAGCCTTCTTGCTGGCGCTGCAGAATGGCTGTGCCGGTGCCCTGCTGAAGCTGCCTTTCCTTAGAGCTGGCCACATGAGCGAGCAGTTTGCCCAACACATCGACCAGCGGATCCAGGGCAGCTGGATCGGTGGGGCACGGGGAATGGAGATGCTGGCCCAACTGCAGCTATGCCTGGAAACCATCCTCATCTTCTCTGGTCTGGAGATAGCCACTACTTTCAAGCATTACTACCAGCACTACATGGCGGACCGTCTCCTGGGCGTGGGCTCGAGCTGGCGGGAGGGGGCCGTGCTGGAGCAGATCGGCCCCTGCTTCCCCAACCGCCTCCCCCAGCAGATGTTGCAGAGCCTGAGCACCTCAGAGGAGCTGCAGCACCAGCTCCACGTATACCAGCTCCAGCGGCTTGATCAGGAACTCCTGAAGCTGGAGGACACAGAGAAGAAGATACAGGTGAGCCGTGACGCCAGTGGCAGGGGCCATGAGAGAGGGACTGGGGAGGAAGCTGAGCTGGAAGCTGCGgccttggcagcagcagcaacagccagcGTGGCGGGGGAGGAGG TAGGAGAGGATCTCTACTATGAAGGGGCGATGCCAGAAGTGTCTGTGCTCGTCCTGTCACCGCGCTGCTGGCCCACCGCCTCCATCTGCCACACGCTCAACCCCAGAACCTGTCTGCCTGCCTACCTGAGGGGCACCTTGAACTGATACTCCAACTTCTACAACAAGTGTCAGAGCTGCCCTGCCCTGGA TGGCCCGCAAAGGCGACTGCAGTGGACGTGGCTGGGCCGGGCAGAGCTGCAGTTTGGGGACCAGATGCTGCATGTGTCCACCATGcagatgtggctgctgctgcattTCAACAAGCTGAAGGCGGTCTTTGTGGAGAGTCTGCTGGCCCTCTCGGGGCTCCCTCCAGACATGCTGAATCAGGCAGTTGGGCCTCTGACTTCCTCAAGGGGCCCCCTGGACCTTGATGAGACAAAGGACACCCCAGCAGGGTTGCTCAAGATTCGAGACGGCAGCGAGGAACCCAGGCCTCGGAGGGGCAACGTGTGGCTCATCCCAGCTCAGACATACCTGAAAGTTGAGGACGAAGAGGGCCGGAACTTGGAGAAGAGACGGAACCTTCTCAACTGCCTCATCGTCCGAATCCTCAAAGCCCATGGGGACGAGGGGCTGCACGTCAGCCAGGTTGTATGCCTGGTGCTGGAGGCTTGGCAGAAGGGCCCGTGTCCTCCCAGGGGCCTGGTCAGCAACTTTGGCAGGGGGTCCACCTGCGGCAGTGCTGACGTTCTCTCCTGCATCCTGTACCTGCTGGGCAAGGGCACGGTGAGACGCCAGGACGACCGGCCCCAGATGCTGTCTTATGCGGTTCCCATGACTGTCATGGAGCCTCACACTGAGTCCCTGAACCCAGGCTCCTTGGGCCCCAACCCACCCCTCACCTTCCACACCCTGCAGATCCATTCCTGGGCTGTGCCCTACGCCTCCTGCACAAGCACCCGGAGCTTCTCTACCTTCCGGTAG